A DNA window from Phragmites australis chromosome 11, lpPhrAust1.1, whole genome shotgun sequence contains the following coding sequences:
- the LOC133885072 gene encoding AT-hook motif nuclear-localized protein 20-like, whose amino-acid sequence MAWWAGTMGGVDIRNHLAQFATAGSMAVGGGEQGPTTPNSSGSNNHEESSGAAQDSPTAGAGENSPTPNATSGASGGSGGGGEGSSSGRRPRGRPPGSKNKPKPPIIITRESPNALRSHVLEIAGGADIMEAVATFARRRQRGVSVLSGSGVVANVTLRQPAAPPGAVVTLHGRFEILSLSGAFLPSPCPPGATGLAVYLAGGQGQVVGGTVVGELVASGPVMVLAATFSNATYERLPLADEEPGEIAAAAAAAAGSDGMQLPEGSPPGGNGREAAAGVPGLPDPTSMPFYNLPPNLIPNGGGQMAHEVFGSFRPPPPAF is encoded by the coding sequence ATGGCGTGGTGGGCAGGGACAATGGGCGGCGTGGACATCCGCAACCACCTGGCTCAGTTCGCGACCGCCGGCTCCATGGCCGTCGGCGGGGGCGAGCAGGGCCCGACGACACCAAACAGCAGCGGGAGCAACAACCATGAAGAGTCCTCGGGAGCCGCGCAGGACTCCCCCACCGCCGGCGCGGGAGAGAACTCGCCCACCCCGAACGCTACCTCAGGTGCGTCCGGCGGAagcgggggcgggggcgaggGTTCATCGTCGGGGAGGCGGCCGCGCGGAAGGCCGCCGGGGTCAAAGAATAAGCCGAAGCCCCCAATCATCATCACGCGTGAGAGCCCCAACGCGCTGCGGTCGCACGTGCTGGAGATCGCCGGCGGCGCGGACATCATGGAAGCCGTAGCCACGTTTGCGCGCCGCCGGCAGCGCGGGGTGTCCGTGCTCTCCGGGAGCGGCGTCGTCGCCAACGTCACGCTAAGGCAGCCCGCGGCCCCGCCAGGAGCCGTCGTCACGTTGCACGGCCGCTTCGAGATCCTGTCCCTCTCCGGCGCCTTCCTCCCATCGCCGTGCCCGCCCGGAGCCACGGGGCTCGCAGTCTATCTTGCAGGCGGGCAGGGCCAGGTCGTCGGTGGCACAGTCGTCGGCGAGCTCGTGGCATCTGGCCCCGTCATGGTCCTTGCGGCCACTTTCTCCAACGCCACATACGAGCGGCTCCCTCTGGCCGATGAGGAACCCGGTGAGATAGCAGCCGCGGCTGCAGCGGCCGCCGGTTCCGATGGGATGCAGCTGCCTGAGGGCTCGCCTCCGGGAGGCAATGGCAGGGAAGCTGCGGCAGGGGTTCCTGGTTTGCCGGACCCCACGTCGATGCCTTTCTACAACCTGCCACCGAACCTGATTCCCAACGGCGGCGGTCAGATGGCGCATGAGGTGTTCGGGTCATTCCGGCCACCGCCGCCCGCGTTCTAG